A section of the Hippea sp. KM1 genome encodes:
- a CDS encoding elongation factor G gives MGVATDKKRVIAICGSGGVGKTTLCEDILFKTKKITRKGSTDKGNTVMDFDSEEIDRKISLQLAVGYTEYKKHLIHFIDTPGYHNFIADALCGLKASDAAVMLIDAKDGPEAQNERLLDQIKKEEKPAIFFLNGIDKEDINIQNTLSSIKENLTEKAFLLQIPVFKDNKAIGFIDILNKKAFSFEDGKEIDVPSELSDELEERYLELVEEVSTYDDELMEKYLEGEELDRETVVKTLKEAVRSGGLYPMIFGSALKGYGTEKLLDEIIDLLPPPEDMFDEPAGLVFKTYNDPQMGKISLIRVCSKSLKADTTYYNINKDQEERLGTISFMMGKSLSKIEEATTGDIFAVAKLKITQTGDTIANKGSNIKCEFVDMPLPYISSAIYGSSKGDEEKIGAAISKIIEADPSLSFTRNDETGEFILTGMGKLHLETVVSRLKKKYGVEAQLKTPKVAYKETIKGKTSSHGRYKKQTGGHGQFGDCVIEIEPLPRGGGFEFEDLIVGGAIPKQFIPSVEKGIKSAMEQGFLAGYPMIDIKIKLVDGKYHPVDSSDLAFQMAGSIAFKEGVAKCKPVLLEPIVEMEVYVPDEVMGDVIGDLNSRRGRVLGMEPYEEKKGYQRIRALVPEAEILEYAPSLRSLTAGRGFFKYKFSTYEEVPPQIAEKIIEEAKQEEEKK, from the coding sequence ATGGGAGTGGCTACTGACAAAAAAAGAGTCATCGCAATCTGCGGTTCGGGAGGGGTTGGAAAAACAACCCTTTGTGAGGACATTCTATTCAAAACAAAGAAGATTACAAGAAAGGGCTCAACCGATAAGGGAAACACGGTAATGGATTTCGATTCTGAGGAGATAGACAGGAAAATCTCCCTTCAGCTGGCTGTTGGATACACAGAATACAAAAAACACCTCATCCACTTCATAGATACCCCGGGATACCACAACTTCATAGCCGACGCACTCTGCGGCTTAAAGGCCTCAGATGCTGCCGTCATGCTGATCGATGCAAAGGACGGCCCAGAGGCTCAAAACGAGAGACTGCTTGACCAGATAAAGAAGGAAGAAAAGCCCGCTATATTCTTTCTAAACGGCATAGACAAGGAAGACATCAACATTCAAAACACCCTATCATCCATAAAGGAAAACCTGACCGAGAAGGCGTTTCTGCTTCAAATACCCGTCTTCAAAGACAATAAGGCCATAGGCTTTATAGATATACTGAATAAAAAGGCCTTTTCATTTGAGGATGGCAAAGAGATCGATGTGCCGAGCGAGCTTTCCGATGAGCTTGAGGAGAGATACTTAGAGCTTGTGGAGGAGGTGTCCACATACGACGATGAATTGATGGAGAAGTATTTAGAGGGTGAGGAATTAGACAGGGAAACTGTCGTAAAGACGCTAAAAGAGGCCGTAAGAAGCGGCGGGCTCTATCCAATGATCTTCGGCTCTGCCCTCAAAGGGTATGGAACCGAAAAACTCTTGGATGAAATCATCGACCTGCTGCCTCCGCCTGAGGATATGTTCGATGAGCCTGCAGGCCTCGTTTTTAAGACATACAACGACCCGCAGATGGGCAAAATCAGCCTCATAAGAGTCTGCTCAAAGAGCCTAAAGGCCGATACGACCTATTACAACATCAACAAAGACCAGGAGGAAAGGTTAGGCACCATAAGCTTTATGATGGGCAAATCCCTATCAAAGATAGAAGAGGCAACCACAGGCGACATATTCGCCGTTGCAAAACTCAAGATAACCCAAACAGGCGATACCATAGCCAACAAGGGATCAAATATAAAATGCGAATTCGTGGATATGCCGCTGCCCTACATATCCTCTGCAATTTACGGTTCAAGTAAGGGCGATGAGGAGAAGATCGGAGCCGCCATAAGCAAGATTATTGAGGCAGACCCATCGCTGTCATTCACAAGAAACGACGAGACAGGCGAATTCATCCTGACGGGCATGGGCAAACTCCATCTTGAAACGGTCGTATCAAGGCTTAAGAAGAAATACGGCGTTGAAGCCCAGCTAAAAACACCGAAGGTGGCATACAAGGAAACCATCAAAGGCAAAACATCATCACACGGAAGATACAAAAAGCAGACCGGCGGCCACGGCCAGTTCGGAGACTGCGTCATAGAGATAGAGCCGCTCCCGAGGGGAGGCGGTTTCGAATTCGAAGACCTCATTGTCGGCGGTGCCATACCCAAACAGTTCATACCGTCGGTTGAGAAGGGCATAAAGAGCGCAATGGAGCAGGGATTCTTAGCAGGATACCCCATGATCGACATCAAGATAAAGCTCGTCGACGGCAAATACCATCCAGTCGATTCAAGCGATCTGGCATTCCAGATGGCAGGCTCCATAGCGTTTAAAGAGGGTGTTGCTAAATGCAAACCGGTTCTACTTGAGCCCATAGTTGAGATGGAGGTCTATGTTCCGGATGAGGTTATGGGCGATGTAATAGGAGACCTAAACTCCAGAAGGGGAAGGGTTCTGGGTATGGAGCCTTATGAAGAGAAGAAGGGTTATCAGCGCATCAGGGCATTGGTTCCTGAGGCTGAGATATTGGAGTATGCACCATCACTGAGGTCTTTGACAGCCGGAAGGGGATTCTTCAAATACAAATTCTCAACCTATGAGGAAGTGCCTCCGCAGATTGCAGAGAAGATAATCGAAGAGGCCAAACAGGAAGAGGAAAAGAAATAA
- a CDS encoding metal-sulfur cluster assembly factor, which yields MSIRDEVLEKLKGVYDPELREDVVKLKLVYDLEVDEQSGVVNIKFRPTVENCPVGLQLAIAIKKAILSVDGVKKANVKVENFIWAKEAEEFLKALDK from the coding sequence ATGAGTATCAGGGATGAGGTATTGGAGAAGCTAAAGGGTGTTTACGACCCTGAGCTTAGGGAGGATGTTGTAAAGTTAAAGCTCGTTTACGATTTGGAGGTGGATGAGCAAAGCGGCGTTGTCAACATAAAGTTTAGACCCACCGTTGAGAACTGCCCCGTTGGTTTGCAGCTTGCTATAGCCATAAAGAAGGCCATACTCTCCGTTGATGGTGTTAAAAAAGCCAATGTCAAGGTGGAAAATTTCATCTGGGCTAAGGAGGCTGAGGAATTCTTAAAAGCGCTGGATAAGTGA
- a CDS encoding FmdB family zinc ribbon protein — protein sequence MPIYEYECEFCSHRFQLLQKFSDPAPSVCPNCGKEGGIKKLISQTSFELKGSGWYVTDYKSNITKGSSTSSNKDNGSKNTQSKEAKSG from the coding sequence ATGCCGATTTATGAGTATGAGTGCGAGTTCTGCTCTCATAGATTCCAACTGTTGCAGAAGTTTAGCGATCCTGCCCCTTCTGTATGTCCAAACTGCGGCAAGGAGGGTGGAATAAAGAAGCTCATATCGCAGACATCCTTTGAGCTTAAGGGTTCTGGTTGGTATGTAACCGATTATAAAAGCAATATAACAAAGGGCTCATCGACTTCTTCTAATAAAGATAACGGCTCAAAAAATACGCAAAGCAAGGAGGCTAAGAGTGGTTGA
- the plsX gene encoding phosphate acyltransferase PlsX — MISVAVDAYGGDHAPQEVIKGVELALKEEGDLRIHLVGKENELNGLIEQIDDDLKKRIDIFDAQEIVRMSDKPSLALRLKNSSMAVSVDLVKSGKADAFMTAGNSGAAMALAMFKLGRIKGVSRPAIATLLPTLDGQMLMLDVGANADCKPQHLLEFSIMGYVYAKHVAGIKNPRVAILSNGAEPGKGNQLTLAAYDLLSKSRLNFIGNVEGDDIYKGKADVIVCDGFVGNVVLKVSESIPDLIIEFLKEEIKKSFWYKVGFLLAKPAFRMLKSKTDYSSFGGAPLLGVNGSCIISHGRSNGVAIKNAILRAVKFSKEKVNDKIESAMEGCFLLKELKGAVRT; from the coding sequence ATGATATCTGTTGCCGTGGACGCATACGGGGGGGATCATGCCCCCCAAGAGGTCATAAAGGGTGTTGAGTTAGCGCTGAAAGAGGAGGGCGATCTTCGTATCCATCTTGTCGGCAAAGAGAATGAACTGAACGGGCTGATTGAGCAGATAGACGATGATTTAAAAAAGAGAATAGATATATTCGACGCACAAGAGATTGTTAGGATGTCTGATAAGCCCTCTTTGGCGCTCAGGCTTAAGAACTCATCAATGGCCGTATCTGTTGATCTGGTCAAAAGCGGTAAGGCTGATGCCTTTATGACGGCAGGCAACTCGGGTGCGGCTATGGCGCTGGCTATGTTTAAGCTGGGTCGCATAAAGGGTGTCTCCAGGCCTGCCATTGCAACGCTCCTTCCAACGCTGGATGGTCAGATGTTAATGTTGGATGTTGGGGCTAATGCAGACTGTAAACCACAACACCTCCTTGAGTTTTCCATTATGGGTTATGTGTATGCAAAGCATGTGGCCGGTATCAAGAATCCACGGGTGGCGATTTTAAGCAACGGCGCTGAGCCCGGCAAGGGCAATCAATTGACGCTGGCTGCATACGATCTGTTATCAAAAAGCAGGCTGAACTTTATAGGTAATGTTGAGGGTGACGATATATACAAGGGTAAGGCCGATGTTATAGTGTGTGATGGGTTTGTCGGCAATGTTGTTCTAAAGGTCAGCGAATCCATACCCGATTTGATCATAGAGTTTCTAAAGGAAGAGATAAAAAAGAGCTTTTGGTATAAGGTCGGTTTCCTTCTGGCCAAACCGGCTTTCAGGATGCTAAAGAGTAAAACCGACTATTCGTCTTTTGGGGGGGCTCCCCTTTTAGGGGTGAACGGCTCATGCATAATCAGCCACGGCAGGAGCAATGGTGTTGCCATTAAAAACGCCATCTTAAGGGCTGTGAAGTTTTCCAAGGAGAAGGTGAACGATAAGATAGAATCCGCAATGGAGGGTTGTTTTTTGCTTAAGGAGTTGAAGGGGGCTGTGAGGACATGA
- the rpmF gene encoding 50S ribosomal protein L32, protein MAQPKRKSSHSRAAKRATHKKLKNVPLTKCPNCGEYKLPHRVCPSCGYYGDREVLTPEE, encoded by the coding sequence ATGGCTCAGCCAAAGAGAAAGTCAAGCCATTCAAGGGCTGCAAAGAGGGCAACGCATAAGAAACTTAAGAATGTGCCATTGACAAAGTGCCCAAACTGCGGTGAATACAAACTGCCGCATAGGGTCTGCCCATCTTGCGGTTATTACGGTGATAGGGAAGTTTTGACCCCTGAGGAGTAA
- a CDS encoding HD domain-containing phosphohydrolase, which produces MKSGFDEGSYLKAVYAVLFATFIIMSGAFYYIEKNQKEAIYNFVYNYELNRQKKEIKLETYAAISFIDSYTKSTIKNTFKSLAYEVSLEKIKLNPHTKSLLNTLKDERIRKGAKFVFFFDNNTSTVDFLNLNKCKPYRENLNLSFNDIHLYMCQSEKLKEGQFNETFLLATTPISDDILLGAYKPMLELENKIMEYTFPQLNKFILADKNQDSYFFVVKMLNLNGGDAFAMNIYNKSKGVSIGKPASSKGTDAKGNPYREEYLKALREKGETYSAYWYPSPTTNKPRLKISFRKYYEPLHWMIGTGFYVDSIKQTASMFADDLFRQLKYFQLLLFGLYLATMALIHLINTKFSSDTNKDTNLITSAIPHIGSKKDPIDIDKLHLKRLKTIAKALNELSTTIIDKNEQIERNRIEFLRTFVKVLEVRDFYTKGHSERVALYAQKIAQILGLSKRQQYDLYIAGLLHDLGKVAIPDSILLKPGKLSDYEYEIMKYHPVFSYELIKDVEFFKGIAKFVRQHHERCDGSGYPDGLKCEQITLEGKILAIADVFDALTTSRPYRRAFSLEESLEIIKNMPLDKTIISAIEHKLKEIYIEEKEDTLPSEMLSRVEKSRIDLFEKDVFTGLHRIKSLINFADKLIENQIDFYLFMVDIKHLKKINYIFGYQKGNELIAQVAAIIRNLKFALHPSRVGSNYFAFIYAKDDVVKIEKELLNELKDIKIGNIDVEFLTTFVHSKGSKNGEEIIYLAEMQLESLKCSSIKQR; this is translated from the coding sequence ATGAAGTCTGGGTTTGATGAGGGCTCCTACCTAAAGGCCGTCTATGCGGTTCTTTTTGCCACATTCATCATAATGAGCGGTGCGTTTTACTATATTGAGAAGAACCAGAAAGAGGCCATATACAACTTCGTTTACAATTATGAATTAAACAGGCAGAAGAAAGAAATAAAATTAGAGACATACGCCGCCATATCGTTCATAGACAGCTATACAAAATCCACCATAAAAAACACATTCAAAAGCTTGGCCTATGAGGTATCGCTTGAAAAGATCAAGCTCAACCCACACACCAAAAGCCTGCTAAATACGCTAAAAGATGAAAGGATAAGAAAAGGGGCAAAGTTCGTCTTCTTTTTTGATAACAACACATCAACGGTGGATTTTCTTAATTTGAACAAATGCAAGCCGTATAGGGAAAACCTAAACCTATCCTTCAACGACATACACCTGTATATGTGCCAGTCGGAAAAGCTCAAAGAAGGCCAGTTCAATGAGACATTCCTTTTAGCTACAACGCCCATTAGCGACGATATACTGCTTGGCGCATACAAACCGATGCTTGAGTTGGAAAACAAAATCATGGAATACACATTCCCCCAGCTAAACAAATTCATACTGGCAGATAAGAACCAGGACAGCTACTTCTTTGTGGTTAAGATGTTGAACCTAAACGGCGGTGATGCATTCGCCATGAACATATACAACAAATCCAAAGGCGTAAGCATAGGCAAGCCCGCATCATCAAAAGGAACAGATGCAAAGGGCAACCCTTACAGGGAGGAATACCTAAAGGCCTTAAGAGAAAAGGGCGAAACATACTCGGCTTACTGGTATCCATCACCCACGACAAACAAACCACGCCTAAAAATCTCATTCAGGAAGTACTACGAACCGCTCCACTGGATGATAGGCACCGGCTTTTATGTGGATAGCATAAAACAGACAGCCTCGATGTTTGCAGATGACCTGTTTAGACAGCTCAAATACTTTCAACTCCTCCTGTTTGGTCTATACCTTGCAACAATGGCCCTTATACACCTAATAAACACCAAATTCTCATCGGACACAAATAAGGATACAAACCTAATAACATCGGCCATACCCCACATAGGAAGCAAAAAAGACCCTATAGATATAGATAAACTCCACCTAAAAAGGCTTAAAACCATAGCCAAAGCGCTCAATGAGCTGTCCACCACCATAATAGATAAAAACGAACAGATCGAAAGAAACAGGATAGAGTTTTTAAGGACATTCGTTAAGGTGTTAGAGGTCAGGGACTTCTATACAAAAGGACATTCAGAAAGGGTTGCACTCTATGCCCAAAAAATCGCTCAAATATTGGGTCTATCGAAAAGGCAGCAATACGACTTATACATAGCAGGCCTGTTGCACGACTTGGGCAAGGTGGCAATACCAGACAGCATACTCCTAAAACCGGGCAAGTTGAGCGATTACGAATACGAGATCATGAAATACCATCCCGTCTTCTCCTATGAGCTCATAAAGGATGTGGAATTTTTTAAGGGCATAGCCAAATTCGTCAGGCAGCATCATGAGCGGTGCGACGGCAGCGGATACCCAGATGGCCTAAAATGTGAGCAGATCACGCTTGAGGGCAAGATTTTGGCTATAGCCGATGTATTCGACGCATTAACCACATCCAGACCATACAGAAGGGCGTTCTCATTGGAGGAGTCCTTAGAAATCATAAAGAACATGCCGCTGGATAAAACCATAATCAGTGCTATAGAGCATAAGCTAAAGGAAATTTACATAGAGGAGAAGGAGGATACCCTGCCGTCTGAGATGCTATCGAGGGTGGAAAAGAGTAGGATAGACCTGTTTGAGAAGGATGTCTTCACCGGCCTTCACAGGATCAAAAGCCTCATAAACTTTGCAGATAAGCTCATAGAAAACCAGATAGACTTTTACCTGTTTATGGTGGACATCAAGCATCTAAAGAAGATCAACTATATCTTTGGATACCAAAAGGGCAATGAGCTGATAGCCCAGGTTGCAGCGATTATAAGAAACCTAAAATTCGCCCTCCACCCAAGCAGGGTCGGATCGAACTACTTTGCATTCATATACGCAAAAGACGATGTGGTTAAGATAGAAAAAGAGCTTCTAAATGAACTAAAAGACATCAAGATCGGCAATATAGATGTCGAGTTCTTAACGACCTTTGTCCACTCCAAAGGCTCAAAGAACGGCGAGGAGATAATCTACCTCGCCGAGATGCAATTAGAGAGCCTAAAATGCTCATCCATCAAGCAAAGATAA
- a CDS encoding DUF5320 domain-containing protein: MPWGDRTGPLGAGPRTGRGLGYCSGNTVPGYMVGGYGFGWGRGFGGGRGRGFGRGRGFGFGRWGYGPYFYPAAAAPSRDDEKRLLESQIDSLTRSIEALKSRLKELEEED; this comes from the coding sequence ATGCCTTGGGGAGACAGAACAGGTCCTTTAGGAGCGGGTCCAAGAACAGGAAGAGGCCTGGGTTATTGCTCAGGAAACACAGTGCCAGGCTATATGGTCGGCGGTTATGGATTTGGATGGGGTAGAGGTTTTGGCGGCGGCAGAGGCAGAGGATTTGGAAGAGGCAGGGGCTTTGGCTTTGGAAGATGGGGTTATGGCCCGTATTTCTATCCTGCAGCAGCTGCCCCATCCAGGGATGATGAAAAAAGGCTATTGGAGAGTCAGATCGACTCATTAACCCGCTCTATAGAGGCTCTAAAGTCGAGATTGAAGGAACTTGAGGAAGAGGATTAA
- a CDS encoding beta-ketoacyl-ACP synthase III: protein MNARIVSTGAYLPKKILTNFDLEKMVDTSDEWITQRTGIKIRHIAEEGESTSDLAYKAALDALKGSDLSPSDIDLIVLATVTPDQPLPATALFVQEKLGAYNAFGFDINAACSGFMYALSIANAYIKSGMVKNALVIGAEILSRIVDWTDRTTCVLFGDGAACVLLQATEEEDRGVISLVLHSDGRYTDLMRAPAPGSIRPCSKEVIENRDIFIKMKGNETFKMAVRNIASVSKEALDLVDMDFSDVDLMVSHQANKRIIESVAKRAGIDEDRVIVTIDKHANTSAASIPLALDWAYKSGRIKDGDVILLNSFGASLTWAAGVVRW from the coding sequence ATGAATGCAAGGATAGTTTCGACGGGGGCTTATTTGCCGAAGAAGATATTGACCAATTTTGATCTGGAGAAGATGGTTGATACATCGGATGAATGGATAACCCAGAGAACAGGCATAAAGATAAGGCATATTGCAGAGGAGGGTGAGTCGACATCGGATTTGGCCTATAAGGCTGCTTTGGATGCACTAAAGGGTTCGGATCTATCTCCGTCCGACATCGATCTCATTGTTCTGGCCACCGTAACGCCGGATCAACCGTTGCCTGCAACTGCGCTGTTTGTTCAGGAGAAGCTTGGTGCCTATAATGCCTTTGGTTTTGATATAAATGCTGCCTGTAGCGGTTTTATGTATGCCTTATCCATTGCTAATGCATACATAAAATCCGGTATGGTTAAGAACGCCCTGGTTATAGGGGCTGAGATATTAAGCAGGATAGTTGATTGGACCGATAGAACCACATGCGTATTGTTCGGCGATGGTGCAGCGTGTGTTTTGCTTCAGGCAACAGAGGAAGAAGACAGGGGTGTTATAAGTTTGGTTCTGCATTCGGATGGCAGGTATACGGATCTTATGAGGGCTCCTGCACCGGGCAGTATAAGGCCCTGTTCAAAAGAGGTGATTGAAAACAGGGATATTTTCATTAAAATGAAGGGTAACGAAACATTTAAGATGGCCGTTAGGAATATTGCAAGCGTGAGCAAGGAGGCCCTGGATCTTGTGGATATGGATTTTTCCGATGTGGATTTAATGGTCTCCCATCAGGCCAACAAGAGGATCATAGAGAGCGTGGCAAAAAGGGCCGGTATAGATGAGGATAGGGTTATAGTGACCATAGACAAACACGCCAATACCTCTGCTGCATCTATTCCTCTTGCTCTGGATTGGGCCTATAAGAGTGGAAGGATAAAGGATGGGGATGTGATTTTGTTGAATAGTTTTGGTGCAAGTTTAACCTGGGCTGCAGGTGTTGTAAGGTGGTGA
- a CDS encoding nucleotide-binding protein — protein MKIAITSGKGGTGKTTISTMLAYSLDNPQYIDCDAEEPNGHLFLKPKIEKTIPYTELVPQINEDICTFCGKCADACAYKALVVMGEPLKKTMFFDELCHSCGACAYVCPVEGALIEVPKRVGEIRVGKAGHIDFVMGLLDVGQASATQLIATLKREYMDDSKTVILDSPPGTSCTVVETIDGVDFVILVAEPTPFGLSDLKLSVELVRDMGLNFGIIVNKHEEDNGLIEDYAQQESIPILYRLPFSKDIAKSYSNGALPFEKYKNDFKGVIKQIEERI, from the coding sequence ATGAAAATAGCCATAACAAGCGGTAAAGGCGGCACGGGCAAGACCACCATCTCTACGATGCTTGCTTACTCTTTGGATAACCCGCAGTATATTGATTGCGATGCGGAGGAGCCCAACGGTCATCTCTTCTTAAAACCCAAGATAGAAAAGACCATTCCATATACAGAACTCGTGCCTCAGATAAACGAGGATATATGCACATTCTGCGGTAAGTGTGCCGATGCATGTGCCTATAAGGCCCTGGTGGTTATGGGTGAACCGCTAAAGAAGACCATGTTCTTTGATGAATTGTGCCATTCGTGTGGTGCCTGTGCTTATGTGTGCCCTGTTGAGGGCGCCTTGATTGAGGTTCCAAAGAGGGTAGGTGAGATAAGGGTTGGTAAGGCTGGCCATATAGATTTTGTTATGGGGCTTTTGGATGTGGGTCAGGCCAGTGCAACCCAGTTGATTGCCACATTGAAACGGGAGTATATGGACGATTCAAAAACCGTTATCCTGGATTCACCGCCTGGGACATCGTGCACCGTTGTTGAGACCATAGACGGGGTTGATTTTGTTATCCTGGTGGCAGAGCCAACGCCCTTTGGATTGAGTGATTTGAAGCTTTCTGTGGAACTTGTTAGGGATATGGGGCTGAATTTTGGCATTATTGTGAACAAGCATGAAGAGGATAACGGGCTTATTGAGGATTATGCCCAACAGGAATCCATCCCCATACTCTATAGATTGCCGTTTTCTAAAGATATAGCAAAGAGCTATTCAAACGGAGCCTTGCCGTTTGAGAAATACAAAAACGACTTTAAAGGCGTAATTAAGCAGATAGAGGAAAGGATATGA
- a CDS encoding NifB/NifX family molybdenum-iron cluster-binding protein, producing MKLMITAKGDKLESTVDERYGRGECFIIYDTDSGEFEAIRNPFLNNQGGVGVSTAQFSVEKKVDAIISGSYGPNALEILRAAQLELYKAQPGTVKENIELFKEGKLERF from the coding sequence ATGAAGCTCATGATTACAGCTAAGGGCGACAAACTGGAAAGCACGGTTGATGAGAGATACGGAAGGGGCGAATGCTTCATAATCTATGATACCGATAGCGGTGAATTCGAAGCCATTAGAAACCCATTTTTGAATAATCAAGGCGGGGTTGGCGTATCCACAGCCCAATTCAGTGTAGAAAAGAAGGTGGATGCCATCATTTCTGGTAGTTATGGCCCCAATGCTTTGGAGATTCTAAGGGCGGCTCAGCTTGAGTTGTATAAGGCTCAACCCGGGACGGTGAAGGAGAACATTGAGCTTTTCAAAGAGGGTAAGCTTGAAAGGTTCTAA
- a CDS encoding ATP-binding protein, which produces MSKELVIISGKGGTGKTTLTSSLAYVMKDKIIVDADADAANMYILTSPKLKHKELFKGNPKAVIDVNKCVNCDLCRKLCRFDAIHINPDGNYYVDEVKCDSCELCKIACPAEAITMKEVYSGEWYESETPFGLMVHAKLYPGAENSGNLVTMVKHRAHVISEEQDIPYILVDGSPGIGCPVISTISGANFVVVVSEPTPAGLHDLERVKRLCDSFKVKSGVVVNKYDLNEEKTRQIEEFAKKEGMEVLGRIPFDECVPKAIVNLQIPYEACESVKRAVDEIYARVMEKL; this is translated from the coding sequence ATGAGTAAGGAGCTTGTTATAATCAGTGGCAAGGGTGGCACGGGTAAGACCACCCTAACCTCGAGTCTGGCCTATGTAATGAAGGATAAGATAATTGTCGATGCAGACGCCGATGCTGCAAATATGTATATCTTGACCAGTCCAAAACTCAAGCATAAGGAGCTTTTCAAAGGAAACCCAAAAGCCGTTATAGATGTCAACAAATGCGTAAATTGTGATCTCTGCAGGAAGCTTTGCAGGTTCGATGCAATCCATATAAACCCAGACGGCAATTACTATGTAGATGAGGTCAAATGCGATTCCTGTGAGCTTTGTAAGATTGCATGCCCAGCCGAGGCCATCACGATGAAGGAGGTTTACTCAGGTGAATGGTATGAATCGGAGACCCCATTTGGGTTGATGGTTCATGCCAAACTCTATCCGGGTGCTGAAAACTCCGGAAACCTCGTTACGATGGTTAAGCACAGGGCCCATGTCATAAGTGAGGAGCAGGATATTCCATACATATTGGTGGATGGCTCACCCGGTATAGGATGCCCTGTTATATCCACGATTTCTGGGGCTAATTTTGTTGTGGTTGTATCTGAACCGACACCTGCGGGATTGCATGATTTAGAGAGGGTAAAGAGACTCTGTGATTCCTTTAAGGTGAAAAGCGGTGTGGTTGTAAATAAGTACGACTTGAACGAGGAAAAGACCAGACAGATAGAGGAGTTTGCAAAAAAGGAGGGCATGGAGGTTTTGGGGAGGATCCCGTTTGATGAGTGCGTGCCCAAGGCCATAGTAAACCTGCAGATACCCTATGAGGCCTGCGAATCGGTTAAAAGGGCCGTCGATGAAATATATGCAAGGGTTATGGAGAAGCTATGA
- a CDS encoding DUF167 domain-containing protein encodes MILEVKVKPNSKVEQFDFDGRVLTLKIREKPLEGKANRVVIERIAERLKIAKGCIEIVKGEKSKSKLVRIDCLGDDEILSRLGG; translated from the coding sequence GTGATCTTAGAGGTTAAGGTTAAGCCCAACTCTAAGGTTGAGCAGTTCGATTTTGACGGAAGGGTGTTGACCTTAAAGATCAGGGAAAAACCGCTTGAGGGTAAGGCCAACAGGGTTGTGATTGAAAGAATAGCAGAAAGGTTGAAGATCGCAAAGGGTTGTATAGAGATCGTGAAGGGCGAGAAATCGAAGAGCAAGCTTGTTAGGATAGATTGCTTGGGCGATGATGAGATACTCTCAAGATTAGGAGGATAA
- the ndk gene encoding nucleoside-diphosphate kinase, translating into MVERTLSIIKPDCVAAKNAGKVISMLEENGFNIIGMKKIHLTKEQAKKFYIVHKDRPFYDSLTDFMSEGPIIVMVLEKENAIADYRKLMGATNPEEAEEGTIRKLYGSNIERNAVHGSDSSESANYEINFFFNELELV; encoded by the coding sequence GTGGTTGAAAGGACACTTTCTATTATCAAGCCGGACTGTGTGGCGGCCAAGAATGCGGGCAAGGTTATATCTATGCTTGAGGAGAATGGCTTTAACATCATAGGTATGAAGAAGATCCATCTAACAAAAGAGCAGGCCAAGAAGTTTTATATAGTACATAAGGATAGGCCCTTCTATGATTCCTTGACCGATTTTATGTCCGAGGGGCCTATTATTGTTATGGTTTTGGAGAAGGAGAACGCAATAGCGGATTACAGAAAGCTCATGGGTGCAACGAATCCTGAAGAGGCAGAAGAAGGAACAATTAGGAAGCTTTACGGTTCGAACATCGAAAGAAACGCCGTGCACGGTTCTGACTCTTCAGAGTCGGCAAATTATGAGATAAACTTCTTCTTTAATGAATTAGAACTTGTATAG